The Chroicocephalus ridibundus chromosome 20, bChrRid1.1, whole genome shotgun sequence genome has a window encoding:
- the PLEKHA6 gene encoding pleckstrin homology domain-containing family A member 6 isoform X7: MPASNEQSLSPQAEHAGIRTYFFSAENTEEQESWIQAMGEAARVQIPPTQRHEKPDSENIPPSKHHHHRNAAHREHPKADPDAKTRGEGDGRGSEKIERKPERTESKKEPLAKANGIAGQEMPSEPGSPYPEAPRVPASAERPPQPNGWAYSSPSRPGSTAYPPPDGESVVHRRGFAPRTNPEKIAQRKSSMTQLQQWVNSRRGAVPPEELRSPTRFYPVSRRVPDYYSPYSPQYPEEYQYYPPGVRPDSICSMPAYERVSPPWALEDKRHSFRNGGTYQLRDWKEHPGFGRQDVPLWLPAAGRQPTYLDEVDAASGSLRRMSLQPRSRSVPRSPSQGSYSRARVYSPVRSPSARFERLPPRGEEIYADPTTFMMRRSISSPKYDYLGDRRPVPAGMYPYHYPASPTVHDKMDELLDLQLQRNLEYLDQQMSESETLISMVNRMVETSSPRAQLYMQVTPFPEAYRETLHAYKISEQDTDKLLGKLCEQNKVLREQERLVQQLRAEKESLESALMGTHQELEMFGSQPAYPEKLLHKKESLQNQLINIRVELSQASTALANSTAEYESLESEVSALHDDLWEQLNLDIQNEVVNRQIQKEIWRIQDVMEGLRKNNPSRGTDTAKHRVAIGPSGTYSSNSPASPLSSASLTSPLSPFSLISGSQGSPTKPAPGEEPGPPRPPLPKSYVPLESPPTVPPLPGESRLWPYPTSPSWQQGGEAKRGQPKTSFEQSKKEVQRAAPPGPTAEGLLQSRQEQDAEKQAALNKVGIVPPRTKSPAEEEAVPAAGMPRRSVGGMANGLSSRERPKSAVFANETKVKMSVEEQIDRMKRHQSGSMKEKRRSLQLPSSHQPETPGTKAPASYKVVRRHRSIHEVDISDLEAALRSDDPGKVYETPQEEIARLRKMELEPQHYDVDINKELSTPDKVLIPERYVELEPDTPLSPEEMKEKQKKVERIKTLIAKSSLQNVIPLGEGEVDVPQDPETQLQEQEKRIEISCALAAEASRRGRMLSAQCATPSPPTSPASPTPPTNPLSSETSRAADNSHFMRV; the protein is encoded by the exons ATGCCGGCGAGTAACGAGCAGTCCCTGTCTCCCCAGGCGGAGCACGCCGGCATCCGGACGTACTTCTTCAGCGCCGAGAACACGGAGGAGCAGGAGTCCTGGATCCAAGCCATGGGCGAAGCCGCCCGGGTGCAGATCCCCCCGACCCAGAG GCACGAGAAGCCAGACTCTGAAAACATCCCCCCcagcaaacaccaccaccaccgcaaCGCCGCCCACCGCGAGCACCCCAAAGCTGACCCCGACGCCAAGACCCGGGGGGAAGGCGACGGCCGTGGCTCAGAGAAGATCGAGAGGAAGCCGGAGAGGACGGAGAGCAAGAAAGAGCCCTTGGCCAAAGCCAACGGCATCGCCGGGCAGGAGATGCCCTCGGAGCCCGGCAGTCCTTACCCTGAGGCACCCCGGGTACCGGCGAGCGCGGAGCGGCCGCCCCAGCCCAACGGCTGGGCATACTCGTCACCCAGCCGGCCCGGCAGCACCGCGTACCCCCCGCCCGACGGGGAGAGCGTGGTCCACCGCCGGGGCTTTGCCCCCCGCACCAACCCCGAGAAGATCGCCCAGCGCAAGAGCTCCATGACGCAGCTGCAGCAGTGGGTGAACTCGCGCCGGGGGGCTGTGCCCCCCGAGGAGCTGCGGAG ccccaccaggtTTTACCCCGTGTCTCGCCGGGTGCCCGACTACTATTCTCCCTACTCGCCCCAGTACCCCGAGGAGTACCAGTACTACCCGCCGGGGGTGCGCCCCGACAGCATCTGCTCCATGCCCGCCTACGAGCGGGTGAGCCCGCCCTGGGCGCTGGAGGACAAGCGTCATTCCTTCCGCAACGGGGGCACCTACCAGCTCCGCGACTGGAAGGAACACCCCGGGTTCGGCCGGCAAGACGTCCCGCTCTGGCTACCCGCTGCCGGGAGGCAGCCGACTTACTTGGATGAGGTGGATGCGGCCTCGGGCTCCCTGCGACGGATGTCgctgcagccccgctcccgctccgTGCCCCGCTCACCCAGCCAGGGCTCCTACAGCCGGGCGCGGGTGTACTCCCCGGTCCGCTCGCCCAGCGCCCGCTTCGAGCGGCTGCCGCCCCGGGGAGAGGAGATTTACGCCGACCCCACCACCTTCATGATGAGGCGATCCATCAGTTCTCCCAAG TACGACTATCTGGGAGACAGACGGCCCGTCCCTGCGGGAATGTATCCGTACCACTACCCGGCATCCCCCACCGTCCACGACAAAATG GATGAACTTTTAGACCTTCAGTTGCAAAGAAACCTAGAGTATTTGGACCAGCAG ATGAGCGAGAGCGAAACCCTGATCAGTATGGTGAACAGGATGGTGGAGACCTCCTCCCCTAGGGCTCAGCTCTACATGCAA GTGACACCCTTCCCGGAGGCCTACAGGGAGACGCTGCATGCCTACAAGATAAGCGAGCAAGACACCGAT aagctgctggggaagctcTGCGAGCAGAACAAGGTGCTGCGGGAGCAGGAGAGGCTGGTGCAGCAGCTCCGAGCAGAGAAG GAGAGCCTGGAGAGTGCCCTGATGGGGACGCACCAGGAGCTGGAGATGTTCGGGAGCCAGCCCGCATACCCGGAGAAGCTGCTGCACAAGAAGGAGTCGCTCCAGAACCAGCTCATCAACATCCGCGTGGAGCTGTCGCAGGCCAGCACG gccttGGCGAATAGCACAGCTGAGTACGAGAGCCTGGAGAGCGAGGTGTCCGCCCTGCACGACGACCTCTGGGAGCAGCTGAACCTGGACATCCAG aACGAAGTGGTCAACCGGCAGATCCAGAAGGAGATCTGGCGGATCCAGGACGTGATGGAAGGGCTGAGGAAGAACAACCCGTCCCGCGGCACGGACACTGCCAAGCACAGAG TGGCCATCGGCCCCTCGGGGACGTACAGCTCCaacagccccgccagccccctgaGCTCGGCCAGTCTcaccagccccctcagccccTTCTCCCTCATCTCCGGCTCCCAGGGCTCGCCCACCAAGCCAGCACCCGGCGAG GAACCGGGCCCGCCTCGACCTCCCCTCCCCAAGTCCTACGTACCCCTGGAGTCTCCTCCGACTGTTCCTCCGCTCCCCGGCGAGAGCCGCCTCTGGCCGTACCCCACCTCCCCTTCCTGGCAGCAAGGCGGCGAGGCGAAGAGGGGACAG CCCAAGACGAGCTTCGAGCAGAGCAAGAAAGAGGTGCAGCGAGCAGCCCCCCCTGGACCCACGGCCGAGGGGCTCCTGCAGAGCCGGCAGGAGCAGGACGCGGAGAAGCAGGCGGCTCTCAACAAGG TGGGCATCGTCCCCCCCAGGACCAAGTCTCcagcggaggaggaggcggtgcCGGCTGCCGGCATGCCAAGGAGGAGCGTGGGTGGCATGGCCAACGGGCTCAGCTCCCGG GAGAGACCAAAGAGTGCTGTGTTCGCCAATGAAACGAAGGTGAAGATGAGCGTGGAGGAGCAGATCGACCGCATGAAGCGCCACCAGAGCGGCTCCATGAAGGAGAAGCGGcgcagcctgcagctccccagcagccatCAGCCCGAGACCCCCGGCACAAAGGCACCTGCCTCCTACAAGGTG GTGCGCCGGCACCGCAGCATCCACGAGGTTGATATCTCCGACCTGGAGGCAGCGCTGCGTTCCGACGACCCCGGCAAGGTCTACGAGACACCCCAGGAGGAGATCGCCCGGCTGCGCAAGATGGAGCTGGAGCCGCAGCACTACGACGTGGACATCAACAAGGAG CTCTCCACGCCGGATAAAGTCCTCATCCCTGAGCGGTACGTCGAACTGGAGCCCGACACGCCGCTCAGCCCCGAGGAGatgaaggagaagcagaagaaagtggAAAGGATCAAGACCCTCATTGCCAAATCCAG CCTGCAGAACGTCATCCCCCTGGGCGAGGGGGAGGTGGACGTCCCCCAGGACCCCGagacccagctgcaggagcaggagaagaggatAGAGATCTCGTGTGCTCTGGCTGCCGAAGCCTCCCGCCGGGGCCGCATGCTCTCGG CTCAATGCGCTACCCCAagccctcccacctccccagcctccccgACTCCACCGACCAACCCCCTCTCGTCTGAAACATCCCGGGCCGCCGACAACAGCCATTTTATGCGTGTCTGA
- the PLEKHA6 gene encoding pleckstrin homology domain-containing family A member 6 isoform X1, with protein sequence MSARSPHAPGAAAGAGEAEIRCGSVCGSRSRVAVPEGSRGLHNERRNTFLHPVTGQVPEDNSRLDLQKPTLDMSSKTGGKRPATITSEPSNHAMVSEVPLERPGGRVGARSQASRQAAAETGCRGPPRGLSGSSPPLQASRSSRKGIAFGKRSNSMKRNPNAAVTKSGWLYKQASSGVKQWNKRWFVLVDRCLFYYKDEKEESILGSIPLLSFRVAAVQPSDNISRKHTFKVTVCWVEEMPASNEQSLSPQAEHAGIRTYFFSAENTEEQESWIQAMGEAARVQIPPTQRHEKPDSENIPPSKHHHHRNAAHREHPKADPDAKTRGEGDGRGSEKIERKPERTESKKEPLAKANGIAGQEMPSEPGSPYPEAPRVPASAERPPQPNGWAYSSPSRPGSTAYPPPDGESVVHRRGFAPRTNPEKIAQRKSSMTQLQQWVNSRRGAVPPEELRSPTRFYPVSRRVPDYYSPYSPQYPEEYQYYPPGVRPDSICSMPAYERVSPPWALEDKRHSFRNGGTYQLRDWKEHPGFGRQDVPLWLPAAGRQPTYLDEVDAASGSLRRMSLQPRSRSVPRSPSQGSYSRARVYSPVRSPSARFERLPPRGEEIYADPTTFMMRRSISSPKYDYLGDRRPVPAGMYPYHYPASPTVHDKMMSESETLISMVNRMVETSSPRAQLYMQVTPFPEAYRETLHAYKISEQDTDKLLGKLCEQNKVLREQERLVQQLRAEKESLESALMGTHQELEMFGSQPAYPEKLLHKKESLQNQLINIRVELSQASTALANSTAEYESLESEVSALHDDLWEQLNLDIQNEVVNRQIQKEIWRIQDVMEGLRKNNPSRGTDTAKHRVAIGPSGTYSSNSPASPLSSASLTSPLSPFSLISGSQGSPTKPAPGEEPGPPRPPLPKSYVPLESPPTVPPLPGESRLWPYPTSPSWQQGGEAKRGQPKTSFEQSKKEVQRAAPPGPTAEGLLQSRQEQDAEKQAALNKVGIVPPRTKSPAEEEAVPAAGMPRRSVGGMANGLSSRERPKSAVFANETKVKMSVEEQIDRMKRHQSGSMKEKRRSLQLPSSHQPETPGTKAPASYKVVRRHRSIHEVDISDLEAALRSDDPGKVYETPQEEIARLRKMELEPQHYDVDINKELSTPDKVLIPERYVELEPDTPLSPEEMKEKQKKVERIKTLIAKSSLQNVIPLGEGEVDVPQDPETQLQEQEKRIEISCALAAEASRRGRMLSAQCATPSPPTSPASPTPPTNPLSSETSRAADNSHFMRV encoded by the exons ATGAGCGCTCGCAGTCCGCAcgcccccggggccgcggctGGGGCTGGAGAAGCCGAAATTCGCTGCGGGTCGGTGTGCGGAAGCCGGAGCCGGGTTGCGGTGCCGGAGGGGTCTCGTGGGCT CCACAATGAAAGGCGGAACACATTCCTGCACCCAGTGACGGGACAGGTCCCCGAGGACAACTCAAGACTTGACTTGCAAAA ACCAACCTTGGACATGTCAAGCAAAACGGGTGGCAAGCGACCGGCGACCATCACCAGCGAGCCCTCCAACCACGCCATGGTGTCGGAGGTGCCCCTGGAGCGCCCTGGAGGCCGGGTGGGTGCCCGGAGCCAGGCGTCACGGCAGGCAGCAGCGGAGACAGGatgccggggacccccccggggactgagcggctcctctccccctctgcagGCTTCGCGCTCCTCCCGCAAGGGCATCGCCTTCGGGAAGCGCTCCAATTCCATGAAGAGGAACCCCAACGCCGCCGTCACCAAAAGCGGCTGGCTCTACAAGCAG GCCAGCTCGGGGGTGAAGCAGTGGAACAAGCGCTGGTTCGTGCTGGTGGATCGCTGCCTCTTCTACTACAAAG ACGAGAAGGAGGAGAGCATCCTGGGCAGCATCCCCCTCCTCAGCTTCCGCGTGGCGGCCGTGCAGCCCTCCGACAACATCAGCAGGAAGCACACGTTCAAG GTGACGGTGTGCTGGGTGGAGGAGATGCCGGCGAGTAACGAGCAGTCCCTGTCTCCCCAGGCGGAGCACGCCGGCATCCGGACGTACTTCTTCAGCGCCGAGAACACGGAGGAGCAGGAGTCCTGGATCCAAGCCATGGGCGAAGCCGCCCGGGTGCAGATCCCCCCGACCCAGAG GCACGAGAAGCCAGACTCTGAAAACATCCCCCCcagcaaacaccaccaccaccgcaaCGCCGCCCACCGCGAGCACCCCAAAGCTGACCCCGACGCCAAGACCCGGGGGGAAGGCGACGGCCGTGGCTCAGAGAAGATCGAGAGGAAGCCGGAGAGGACGGAGAGCAAGAAAGAGCCCTTGGCCAAAGCCAACGGCATCGCCGGGCAGGAGATGCCCTCGGAGCCCGGCAGTCCTTACCCTGAGGCACCCCGGGTACCGGCGAGCGCGGAGCGGCCGCCCCAGCCCAACGGCTGGGCATACTCGTCACCCAGCCGGCCCGGCAGCACCGCGTACCCCCCGCCCGACGGGGAGAGCGTGGTCCACCGCCGGGGCTTTGCCCCCCGCACCAACCCCGAGAAGATCGCCCAGCGCAAGAGCTCCATGACGCAGCTGCAGCAGTGGGTGAACTCGCGCCGGGGGGCTGTGCCCCCCGAGGAGCTGCGGAG ccccaccaggtTTTACCCCGTGTCTCGCCGGGTGCCCGACTACTATTCTCCCTACTCGCCCCAGTACCCCGAGGAGTACCAGTACTACCCGCCGGGGGTGCGCCCCGACAGCATCTGCTCCATGCCCGCCTACGAGCGGGTGAGCCCGCCCTGGGCGCTGGAGGACAAGCGTCATTCCTTCCGCAACGGGGGCACCTACCAGCTCCGCGACTGGAAGGAACACCCCGGGTTCGGCCGGCAAGACGTCCCGCTCTGGCTACCCGCTGCCGGGAGGCAGCCGACTTACTTGGATGAGGTGGATGCGGCCTCGGGCTCCCTGCGACGGATGTCgctgcagccccgctcccgctccgTGCCCCGCTCACCCAGCCAGGGCTCCTACAGCCGGGCGCGGGTGTACTCCCCGGTCCGCTCGCCCAGCGCCCGCTTCGAGCGGCTGCCGCCCCGGGGAGAGGAGATTTACGCCGACCCCACCACCTTCATGATGAGGCGATCCATCAGTTCTCCCAAG TACGACTATCTGGGAGACAGACGGCCCGTCCCTGCGGGAATGTATCCGTACCACTACCCGGCATCCCCCACCGTCCACGACAAAATG ATGAGCGAGAGCGAAACCCTGATCAGTATGGTGAACAGGATGGTGGAGACCTCCTCCCCTAGGGCTCAGCTCTACATGCAA GTGACACCCTTCCCGGAGGCCTACAGGGAGACGCTGCATGCCTACAAGATAAGCGAGCAAGACACCGAT aagctgctggggaagctcTGCGAGCAGAACAAGGTGCTGCGGGAGCAGGAGAGGCTGGTGCAGCAGCTCCGAGCAGAGAAG GAGAGCCTGGAGAGTGCCCTGATGGGGACGCACCAGGAGCTGGAGATGTTCGGGAGCCAGCCCGCATACCCGGAGAAGCTGCTGCACAAGAAGGAGTCGCTCCAGAACCAGCTCATCAACATCCGCGTGGAGCTGTCGCAGGCCAGCACG gccttGGCGAATAGCACAGCTGAGTACGAGAGCCTGGAGAGCGAGGTGTCCGCCCTGCACGACGACCTCTGGGAGCAGCTGAACCTGGACATCCAG aACGAAGTGGTCAACCGGCAGATCCAGAAGGAGATCTGGCGGATCCAGGACGTGATGGAAGGGCTGAGGAAGAACAACCCGTCCCGCGGCACGGACACTGCCAAGCACAGAG TGGCCATCGGCCCCTCGGGGACGTACAGCTCCaacagccccgccagccccctgaGCTCGGCCAGTCTcaccagccccctcagccccTTCTCCCTCATCTCCGGCTCCCAGGGCTCGCCCACCAAGCCAGCACCCGGCGAG GAACCGGGCCCGCCTCGACCTCCCCTCCCCAAGTCCTACGTACCCCTGGAGTCTCCTCCGACTGTTCCTCCGCTCCCCGGCGAGAGCCGCCTCTGGCCGTACCCCACCTCCCCTTCCTGGCAGCAAGGCGGCGAGGCGAAGAGGGGACAG CCCAAGACGAGCTTCGAGCAGAGCAAGAAAGAGGTGCAGCGAGCAGCCCCCCCTGGACCCACGGCCGAGGGGCTCCTGCAGAGCCGGCAGGAGCAGGACGCGGAGAAGCAGGCGGCTCTCAACAAGG TGGGCATCGTCCCCCCCAGGACCAAGTCTCcagcggaggaggaggcggtgcCGGCTGCCGGCATGCCAAGGAGGAGCGTGGGTGGCATGGCCAACGGGCTCAGCTCCCGG GAGAGACCAAAGAGTGCTGTGTTCGCCAATGAAACGAAGGTGAAGATGAGCGTGGAGGAGCAGATCGACCGCATGAAGCGCCACCAGAGCGGCTCCATGAAGGAGAAGCGGcgcagcctgcagctccccagcagccatCAGCCCGAGACCCCCGGCACAAAGGCACCTGCCTCCTACAAGGTG GTGCGCCGGCACCGCAGCATCCACGAGGTTGATATCTCCGACCTGGAGGCAGCGCTGCGTTCCGACGACCCCGGCAAGGTCTACGAGACACCCCAGGAGGAGATCGCCCGGCTGCGCAAGATGGAGCTGGAGCCGCAGCACTACGACGTGGACATCAACAAGGAG CTCTCCACGCCGGATAAAGTCCTCATCCCTGAGCGGTACGTCGAACTGGAGCCCGACACGCCGCTCAGCCCCGAGGAGatgaaggagaagcagaagaaagtggAAAGGATCAAGACCCTCATTGCCAAATCCAG CCTGCAGAACGTCATCCCCCTGGGCGAGGGGGAGGTGGACGTCCCCCAGGACCCCGagacccagctgcaggagcaggagaagaggatAGAGATCTCGTGTGCTCTGGCTGCCGAAGCCTCCCGCCGGGGCCGCATGCTCTCGG CTCAATGCGCTACCCCAagccctcccacctccccagcctccccgACTCCACCGACCAACCCCCTCTCGTCTGAAACATCCCGGGCCGCCGACAACAGCCATTTTATGCGTGTCTGA
- the PLEKHA6 gene encoding pleckstrin homology domain-containing family A member 6 isoform X6 produces the protein MSSKTGGKRPATITSEPSNHAMVSEVPLERPGGRVGARSQASRQAAAETGCRGPPRGLSGSSPPLQASRSSRKGIAFGKRSNSMKRNPNAAVTKSGWLYKQASSGVKQWNKRWFVLVDRCLFYYKDEKEESILGSIPLLSFRVAAVQPSDNISRKHTFKVTVCWVEEMPASNEQSLSPQAEHAGIRTYFFSAENTEEQESWIQAMGEAARVQIPPTQRHEKPDSENIPPSKHHHHRNAAHREHPKADPDAKTRGEGDGRGSEKIERKPERTESKKEPLAKANGIAGQEMPSEPGSPYPEAPRVPASAERPPQPNGWAYSSPSRPGSTAYPPPDGESVVHRRGFAPRTNPEKIAQRKSSMTQLQQWVNSRRGAVPPEELRSPTRFYPVSRRVPDYYSPYSPQYPEEYQYYPPGVRPDSICSMPAYERVSPPWALEDKRHSFRNGGTYQLRDWKEHPGFGRQDVPLWLPAAGRQPTYLDEVDAASGSLRRMSLQPRSRSVPRSPSQGSYSRARVYSPVRSPSARFERLPPRGEEIYADPTTFMMRRSISSPKYDYLGDRRPVPAGMYPYHYPASPTVHDKMDELLDLQLQRNLEYLDQQMSESETLISMVNRMVETSSPRAQLYMQVTPFPEAYRETLHAYKISEQDTDKLLGKLCEQNKVLREQERLVQQLRAEKESLESALMGTHQELEMFGSQPAYPEKLLHKKESLQNQLINIRVELSQASTALANSTAEYESLESEVSALHDDLWEQLNLDIQNEVVNRQIQKEIWRIQDVMEGLRKNNPSRGTDTAKHRVAIGPSGTYSSNSPASPLSSASLTSPLSPFSLISGSQGSPTKPAPGEEPGPPRPPLPKSYVPLESPPTVPPLPGESRLWPYPTSPSWQQGGEAKRGQPKTSFEQSKKEVQRAAPPGPTAEGLLQSRQEQDAEKQAALNKVGIVPPRTKSPAEEEAVPAAGMPRRSVGGMANGLSSRERPKSAVFANETKVKMSVEEQIDRMKRHQSGSMKEKRRSLQLPSSHQPETPGTKAPASYKVVRRHRSIHEVDISDLEAALRSDDPGKVYETPQEEIARLRKMELEPQHYDVDINKELSTPDKVLIPERYVELEPDTPLSPEEMKEKQKKVERIKTLIAKSSLQNVIPLGEGEVDVPQDPETQLQEQEKRIEISCALAAEASRRGRMLSAQCATPSPPTSPASPTPPTNPLSSETSRAADNSHFMRV, from the exons ATGTCAAGCAAAACGGGTGGCAAGCGACCGGCGACCATCACCAGCGAGCCCTCCAACCACGCCATGGTGTCGGAGGTGCCCCTGGAGCGCCCTGGAGGCCGGGTGGGTGCCCGGAGCCAGGCGTCACGGCAGGCAGCAGCGGAGACAGGatgccggggacccccccggggactgagcggctcctctccccctctgcagGCTTCGCGCTCCTCCCGCAAGGGCATCGCCTTCGGGAAGCGCTCCAATTCCATGAAGAGGAACCCCAACGCCGCCGTCACCAAAAGCGGCTGGCTCTACAAGCAG GCCAGCTCGGGGGTGAAGCAGTGGAACAAGCGCTGGTTCGTGCTGGTGGATCGCTGCCTCTTCTACTACAAAG ACGAGAAGGAGGAGAGCATCCTGGGCAGCATCCCCCTCCTCAGCTTCCGCGTGGCGGCCGTGCAGCCCTCCGACAACATCAGCAGGAAGCACACGTTCAAG GTGACGGTGTGCTGGGTGGAGGAGATGCCGGCGAGTAACGAGCAGTCCCTGTCTCCCCAGGCGGAGCACGCCGGCATCCGGACGTACTTCTTCAGCGCCGAGAACACGGAGGAGCAGGAGTCCTGGATCCAAGCCATGGGCGAAGCCGCCCGGGTGCAGATCCCCCCGACCCAGAG GCACGAGAAGCCAGACTCTGAAAACATCCCCCCcagcaaacaccaccaccaccgcaaCGCCGCCCACCGCGAGCACCCCAAAGCTGACCCCGACGCCAAGACCCGGGGGGAAGGCGACGGCCGTGGCTCAGAGAAGATCGAGAGGAAGCCGGAGAGGACGGAGAGCAAGAAAGAGCCCTTGGCCAAAGCCAACGGCATCGCCGGGCAGGAGATGCCCTCGGAGCCCGGCAGTCCTTACCCTGAGGCACCCCGGGTACCGGCGAGCGCGGAGCGGCCGCCCCAGCCCAACGGCTGGGCATACTCGTCACCCAGCCGGCCCGGCAGCACCGCGTACCCCCCGCCCGACGGGGAGAGCGTGGTCCACCGCCGGGGCTTTGCCCCCCGCACCAACCCCGAGAAGATCGCCCAGCGCAAGAGCTCCATGACGCAGCTGCAGCAGTGGGTGAACTCGCGCCGGGGGGCTGTGCCCCCCGAGGAGCTGCGGAG ccccaccaggtTTTACCCCGTGTCTCGCCGGGTGCCCGACTACTATTCTCCCTACTCGCCCCAGTACCCCGAGGAGTACCAGTACTACCCGCCGGGGGTGCGCCCCGACAGCATCTGCTCCATGCCCGCCTACGAGCGGGTGAGCCCGCCCTGGGCGCTGGAGGACAAGCGTCATTCCTTCCGCAACGGGGGCACCTACCAGCTCCGCGACTGGAAGGAACACCCCGGGTTCGGCCGGCAAGACGTCCCGCTCTGGCTACCCGCTGCCGGGAGGCAGCCGACTTACTTGGATGAGGTGGATGCGGCCTCGGGCTCCCTGCGACGGATGTCgctgcagccccgctcccgctccgTGCCCCGCTCACCCAGCCAGGGCTCCTACAGCCGGGCGCGGGTGTACTCCCCGGTCCGCTCGCCCAGCGCCCGCTTCGAGCGGCTGCCGCCCCGGGGAGAGGAGATTTACGCCGACCCCACCACCTTCATGATGAGGCGATCCATCAGTTCTCCCAAG TACGACTATCTGGGAGACAGACGGCCCGTCCCTGCGGGAATGTATCCGTACCACTACCCGGCATCCCCCACCGTCCACGACAAAATG GATGAACTTTTAGACCTTCAGTTGCAAAGAAACCTAGAGTATTTGGACCAGCAG ATGAGCGAGAGCGAAACCCTGATCAGTATGGTGAACAGGATGGTGGAGACCTCCTCCCCTAGGGCTCAGCTCTACATGCAA GTGACACCCTTCCCGGAGGCCTACAGGGAGACGCTGCATGCCTACAAGATAAGCGAGCAAGACACCGAT aagctgctggggaagctcTGCGAGCAGAACAAGGTGCTGCGGGAGCAGGAGAGGCTGGTGCAGCAGCTCCGAGCAGAGAAG GAGAGCCTGGAGAGTGCCCTGATGGGGACGCACCAGGAGCTGGAGATGTTCGGGAGCCAGCCCGCATACCCGGAGAAGCTGCTGCACAAGAAGGAGTCGCTCCAGAACCAGCTCATCAACATCCGCGTGGAGCTGTCGCAGGCCAGCACG gccttGGCGAATAGCACAGCTGAGTACGAGAGCCTGGAGAGCGAGGTGTCCGCCCTGCACGACGACCTCTGGGAGCAGCTGAACCTGGACATCCAG aACGAAGTGGTCAACCGGCAGATCCAGAAGGAGATCTGGCGGATCCAGGACGTGATGGAAGGGCTGAGGAAGAACAACCCGTCCCGCGGCACGGACACTGCCAAGCACAGAG TGGCCATCGGCCCCTCGGGGACGTACAGCTCCaacagccccgccagccccctgaGCTCGGCCAGTCTcaccagccccctcagccccTTCTCCCTCATCTCCGGCTCCCAGGGCTCGCCCACCAAGCCAGCACCCGGCGAG GAACCGGGCCCGCCTCGACCTCCCCTCCCCAAGTCCTACGTACCCCTGGAGTCTCCTCCGACTGTTCCTCCGCTCCCCGGCGAGAGCCGCCTCTGGCCGTACCCCACCTCCCCTTCCTGGCAGCAAGGCGGCGAGGCGAAGAGGGGACAG CCCAAGACGAGCTTCGAGCAGAGCAAGAAAGAGGTGCAGCGAGCAGCCCCCCCTGGACCCACGGCCGAGGGGCTCCTGCAGAGCCGGCAGGAGCAGGACGCGGAGAAGCAGGCGGCTCTCAACAAGG TGGGCATCGTCCCCCCCAGGACCAAGTCTCcagcggaggaggaggcggtgcCGGCTGCCGGCATGCCAAGGAGGAGCGTGGGTGGCATGGCCAACGGGCTCAGCTCCCGG GAGAGACCAAAGAGTGCTGTGTTCGCCAATGAAACGAAGGTGAAGATGAGCGTGGAGGAGCAGATCGACCGCATGAAGCGCCACCAGAGCGGCTCCATGAAGGAGAAGCGGcgcagcctgcagctccccagcagccatCAGCCCGAGACCCCCGGCACAAAGGCACCTGCCTCCTACAAGGTG GTGCGCCGGCACCGCAGCATCCACGAGGTTGATATCTCCGACCTGGAGGCAGCGCTGCGTTCCGACGACCCCGGCAAGGTCTACGAGACACCCCAGGAGGAGATCGCCCGGCTGCGCAAGATGGAGCTGGAGCCGCAGCACTACGACGTGGACATCAACAAGGAG CTCTCCACGCCGGATAAAGTCCTCATCCCTGAGCGGTACGTCGAACTGGAGCCCGACACGCCGCTCAGCCCCGAGGAGatgaaggagaagcagaagaaagtggAAAGGATCAAGACCCTCATTGCCAAATCCAG CCTGCAGAACGTCATCCCCCTGGGCGAGGGGGAGGTGGACGTCCCCCAGGACCCCGagacccagctgcaggagcaggagaagaggatAGAGATCTCGTGTGCTCTGGCTGCCGAAGCCTCCCGCCGGGGCCGCATGCTCTCGG CTCAATGCGCTACCCCAagccctcccacctccccagcctccccgACTCCACCGACCAACCCCCTCTCGTCTGAAACATCCCGGGCCGCCGACAACAGCCATTTTATGCGTGTCTGA